From Drosophila gunungcola strain Sukarami chromosome X unlocalized genomic scaffold, Dgunungcola_SK_2 000038F, whole genome shotgun sequence, a single genomic window includes:
- the LOC128260714 gene encoding myotubularin-related protein 4 isoform X4, which translates to MDFMVLNTSKAAAQTFCGPRNPNPIHTMSDGSPPPSICFIRAAESYPKSQMEKEDSQLFVPFQELAGESIKYLGRTDDGVLALSNYRIFLSKKSTAYETYVPLGLIESVQVRDLFQLIVNCKDASTVRCSFQSAEQCADWQRRIHLLIGVPEALETLFAFPFYSWTCDVIGSGNGSASAGANANPNANANPNSNGNGLVTKDRSLALANGSAKRSMMTGTATNPLVDPASENVSSVSNRLQRSVRYESDFKNEVTRLGFDLKGSWRISTANADFKLCPSYPPKLLVPCCITDEMLHNVANFRGSRRLPAVVWRHQKSGAILARCSQPEVGWLGWRNTKDEQLLKALADACAFDRGEHARHSAFASTKAQPTKGFKEINGQTGLSGNSSPSLDDSSHEELTLDEIRKILIVDARSYTSAVTNRARGGGCECIEYYPCAEIEFMNLGNIHAIRKSFHAVRQLCASSPDDPNWYGQLEKTMWMQHLSGLLGATMTVVHTIEKNGRPVLVHCSDGWDRTPQIVATAQLCLDPYYRTVEGFRVLVEREWLNFGHKFADRSGNGPNSDEVNERCPVFLQWLDLVHQIHRQYPCSFEFSISYLIKLAQHSLSCLFGTFLCNSLRERIENSVFDRTFSVWPFLAETMYRNPLYKHETEKVLWPAHSVRFLYFWSDLYLGSLGNKNGTDLPLLSNERQGGHNGLMAKTRSSEDLTTNELGQSTISRRSSDPNLTVESIVTDCFNANSNSMFDIRSETDNSVSENVREIVKDSKELELDVTDATDEGPCGLAKNPILEFHNDQSTASNRNILEVDSQLQLRSSMVSSQQMIPAPGRSVQVLVYSENDQNPVPSKSEDTSDICRALWHGAVDTSTDTLIPAEPEQKSSTDNSSRNHTPPLDLVSGDTKPESTTAVKSSIVSHSYNNLPKVHVKPNAVMFPRRGDTFPHHLDLQVPRESTGNTERCNPDKLSKDASANGSLLVGDGYHAEESLFTSPELQRFVGQSPFDAPSAGGRIRRNTFGSSFSRDLKFPAENVSAQQFPLSGIISLPPTPFQERAQFTISCPDGLAHGLSEQNIRLHQIVQEHKLREEMLLREIHGMRLALLEKGCPSCNSIVSTNMEHIMWRNFLC; encoded by the exons ATGGATTTTATGGTG CTAAACACCTCAAAAGCTGCTGCCCAAACGTTTTGTGGACCCCGAAACCCAAAT CCGATTCACACAATGTCCGATGGATCACCGCCTCCGTCGATTTGCTTTATCCGTGCCGCCGAATCGTATCCAAAATCACAAATGGAGAAGGAAGACTCACAGCTGTTCGTGCCCTTCCAAGAGC TGGCCGGTGAATCGATCAAGTACCTGGGACGCACGGACGACGGCGTCCTCGCCCTGTCCAACTATCGCATATTTCTCTCCAAGAAATCAACAGCCTACGAGACATACGTGCCGCTGGGCCTAATCGAATCTGTGCAGGTGCGAGACCTATTCCAGCTGATTGTGAACTGCAAGGACGCCAGCACGGTGCGGTGCTCCTTTCAGTCGGCGGAGCAGTGTGCCGACTGGCAGCGCCGCATCCACTTGCTTATCGGGGTGCCTGAGGCTCTGGAGACGCTCTTTGCCTTTCCCTTCTACTCCTGGACTTGCGATGTGATCggaagcggaaacggaagtgcgAGTGCGGGTGCGAATGCGAATCCGAACGCGAATGCGAATCCGAATTCTAACGGAAACGGACTGGTGACCAAGGACCGCTCCTTAGCGCTGGCTAATGGATCGGCAAAGCGCAGCATGATGACAGGCACAGCAACCAATCCTTTGGTTGATCCTGCCAGCGAGAACGTGTCCTCGGTGAGCAACCGCCTGCAGCGATCCGTGCGATATGAGAGCGACTTCAAGAACGAGGTGACCCGCCTAGGCTTCGACCTGAAAGGTTCTTGGCGCATATCCACGGCCAACGCCGACTTCAAGCTCTGCCCCTCGTATCCGCCAAAATTGCTTGTGCCCTGCTGTATCACCGACGAGATGCTGCACAATGTGGCAAATTTTCGGGGGTCGCGCCGGCTGCCGGCTGTTGTTTGGCGGCATCAGAAGTCTGGTGCTATTTTGGCTCGCTGCAGCCAGCCGGAGGTCGGTTGGCTCGGCTGGCGGAACACAAAGGACGAGCAGCTCCTGAAGGCACTGGCCGATGCCTGTGCCTTTGACAGGGGCGAGCATGCCAGGCATTCCGCCTTCGCCAGTACAAAGGCGCAACCAACAAAAGGCTTTAAGGAGATTAACGGCCAGACCGGCTTATCCGGCAATAGTTCACCATCACTGGATGATTCCTCGCACGAGGAACTCACGCTCGATGAAATTAGG aaaattctTATTGTGGATGCTCGGAGCTATACATCCGCGGTTACAAATCGCGCCCGAGGTGGCGGCTGTGAGTGCATTGAGTACTACCCTTGTGCAGAAATTGAGTTTATGAACTTGGGAAATATCCATGCTATTCGAAAAAGTTTTCATGCTGTCCGGCAGCTGTGTGCGTCGTCTCCCGATGACCCAAA TTGGTACGGACAACTGGAAAAGACCATGTGGATGCAGCACCTTTCGGGTCTGTTAGGAGCCACCATGACAGTCGTGCACACAATCGAAAAGAATGGACGCCCCGTACTTGTGCACTGCTCAGACGGCTGGGATCGCACTCCTCAGATCGTGGCGACGGCACAACTCTGTTTGGATCCATACTACAGGACTGTTGAA gGATTCCGAGTCCTTGTCGAGCGTGAATGGCTGAATTTCGGGCACAAGTTTGCCGATCGCTCCGGAAACGGCCCCAACTCCGACGAAGTTAACGAGCGATGCCCAGTTTTTCTGCAGTGGCTTGACCTGGTGCATCAAATACACAGACAGTATCCTTGCAGTTTTGAGTTCAGTATAAGCTATTTG ATCAAACTGGCGCAACATTCACTGTCCTGTCTATTTGGCACGTTTCTATGTAATTCGCTCCGAGAACGCATCGAAAATTCAGTTTTCGACCGAACGTTTTCAGTGTGGCCATTTTTAGCAGAAACTATGTATAGAAATCCTCTCTATAAGCATGAGACTGAAAAG GTTCTTTGGCCGGCGCACAGTGTgcggtttttatatttttggtctGACTTATACCTTGGTAGCTTAGGCAACAAGAATGGAACTGATCTGCCATTACTGAGTAATGAAAGACAGGGTGGACACAACG GCCTAATGGCGAAGACAAGATCTTCTGAAGACTTAACAACGAACGAGCTGGGACAAAGCACTATTTCGAGAAGATCAAGTGATCCGAACCTGACAGTTGAATCCAT TGTTACAGATTGCTTCAACGCGAATAGCAACTCCATGTTTGACATCCGATCTGAAACCGACAATAGTGTTAGCGAAAATGTTAGAGAAATTGTTAAAGACTCCAAAGAACTTGAGCTGGACGTAACGGATGCAACTGATGAAGGTCCATGTGGCCTTGCAAAAAATCCCATTCTAGAGTTCCATAACGACCAAAGTACAGCTTCTAACCGTAACATATTGGAAGTAGATTCACAATTGCAATTGCGAAGTTCCATGGTGTCCTCACAGCAAATGATCCCTGCACCCGGACGATCTGTCCAGGTCTTGGTTTATTCTGAAAACG ATCAAAATCCAGTACCTTCAAAATCTGAAGACACAAGTGATATTTGTCGCGCTTTGTGGCATGGTGCAGTCGATACCAGCACGGATACTCTGATTCCCGCGGAGCCCGAACAAAAATCGAGCACCGACAACAGTAGTAGAAACCATACACCTCCCCTCGACCTGGTCAGTGGTGATACGAAGCCAGAGTCGACTACTGCTGTTAAGAGCAGTATAGTCAGTCATAGCTACAATAATTTGCCCAAGGTTCATGTGAAACCGAATGCCGTGATGTTTCCGAGGCGAGGGGACACTTTTCCGCATCACCTGGACCTACAAGTGCCAAGGGAATCTACGGGAAACACGGAGCGTTGCAACCCGGATAAGTTGTCCAAAGATGCGAGTGCAAACGGATCCCTCTTGGTGGGCGATGGCTACCACGCCGAAGAAAGTCTTTTTACGTCTCCCGAACTCCAGAGATTTGTGGGCCAGTCGCCATTTGATGCCCCTTCTGCCGGTGGTCGAATACGTCGAAATACCTTTGGGTCAAGCTTCAGTCGCGACCTAAAATTTCCAGCAGAAAACGTTAG CGCACAGCAGTTCCCTTTGTCGGGGATCATTTCGTTGCCCCCTACACCATTTCAGGAGAGGGCGCAGTTTACGATATCTTGTCCAGATGGCCTAGCTCATGGACTCAGCGAACAAAACATAAGACTCCACCAGATCGTACAAGAACACAAG CTACGAGAGGAAATGCTATTGCGGGAAATACACGGCATGCGGCTGGCTTTGTTGGAAAAAGGCTGCCCCAGCTGCAATAGCATCGTTTCGACAAATATGGAACAT ATCATGTGGAGAAATTTTCTGTGCTGA